AATTGCAAACTTCTGTGTTGTATTTCTATTTCTCATTCCCTGATTTCCAGTTTTTTGATTAAATCTTCCTTGAGATGTTGCCATGAAATCTGCAGAGTCAGCAGTCAAAGTTGAATTGACATACACTTCCCTTTGATTCTCATCCTGGAGTAACAGGGAGTAAGCATGATCAATAGTTGGCAAAGGATTCATCATTAAGATGTTTCCTCTTGCTTGTGTTTACACATCATTGAGACCCATTAGAAACTGGATCAACTTCTGATCTTCTATGAACTTCACTAATCTATTCTTCCTTTCACATGCACATACACAAGTACAAGATATAGTGTGATTGAGAGAATCCAGTTCATCTCATAGTCGTTTGATTCTGGTAAAATATCCTGCTATGTCACTGTTATCTTGAACAAGACCTGAGAGTTCTTTTTGTAAGCACCATTAGATCTACCAAATGTGTGCTCCAAGCTATCCCATAACTCCTTTGCTGTATTGGAATAGATAACAATGTCCCCAATGTCTTTTGATAGTGAATTAAGCAGTCATGATATCACCATATCATTGAAGCAACTCCATTGTTCATAATCTACTGCATTCAAATCTGGTGCTTTACATGTTCCATTAATTAAACCTAGTTTCTTTTTTAACAGATAATGGTATCAGAACTCCTCTTCTCCAGCCTGGAAATCCTCTTCCATTAAAGATTGAATTGACAATGGTCATTCCTGGTGAATCAGAATGAGCAAGGAAATGAGGGTGATTGTTGTTGTGTGTGGTGTTGAGATTGGTGTTAACATTCACTTGAGAAGTCGTGaccaattgagggatgttttcTCCCATCTTGCTGGTAAATTAAGGAAGGTTGAAAGATGAATTGGATCGAGctattgctctgataccatgaaagGATTGAACAAAGAAGATTGGGAAAATTTCTGATATCTTGTATTCCATTCAAaactctatatatatacaagcatttactactaaaattaaataaaaaataaataaaataaaataaccaaTCATACACATGTCCTCCTTTAATTTgtacaaaaataacaaaattattccCTGACATGCTTATCACGTGAGCGGAGCTTCTTAGAAGGTTCCTTTTTTTGTACAGGTGACTTTTGATCCAATGGTCATGATTCCATCTTTGTATCTCTGATCAAAGGCTCTGATTCTTCcacattaatttcatatttatgttttgatttggtCGGGGAAGCATTTTTCTTGTTTGAAACTTGAAGCTTTCTGTGTGTTGTTTTTTCTCTATCTTTTACAGATCTTTCAGATCTTCCTTCATTCaaatatgaagaagatgaagaagatgatggtTCTGCAATAGTGAGCCAAGTATAATTaatgttttgatattatttaagATAGGACAATTactaaagttaaaataaaataagagaaataagCATAATATTAAACTACAATAGTAAGTATTATCAAACTAAATTTGAAGGCTAGTTTTGCTAttaatctttcaattttttagttaCAATGATTTTCTAGAAACATAATtgaagttgagtgattttataaaagaaaatctataAATTAAGTGATTTAATTGATATAAAACCAAGTTGCATgactttttcaaataattttatatatttaagtgACCTTTTGAGATATTTACCCCATTAAGAACACCTAGGTAAGAGAAGATGAAAAGAAGTAGATTATTTAACAATAATTGGCATAACCGATTTTAAAAGATCAAATAAGATTTGCTAATTTAGTTGCATTAATTTCCTACTTAGTTATTGTTACTCCTGCTCTTCATCATCAGTTTCCTCACAAACAAATGATCTTCAATAGTGGTGGCAAATTAGCGGGTTGAGTTAAATGTGAGTGGGTTGAAAATGGGTAAACATAAAATAGGTAATCATTCAACCCGCCCATATTTGATAATGGATAAAAATGGGTTGGATAACAAATGGATTGGGTAAAATAGTAGTTTACCTATATTTTACCcatatttcatgaataaatagTTTTTTACCTAAGAAATCaatatggagaaaatattttagtctttttttaaatgaaatttgttgaaaatgcttcatttagttttattttattacaaaagtaaaataaaaaagtttttttaaaaaagggggTTGGGGTTGGGGGAGGGGGCGCTGATAGGGGGTTAACGGGGGGAGGGGGATTCAGGGTaggatgaaaaaaaattatttgaagttaaaaataattttttaaaataaacttaatactTTTGAAGAGTGGGGGTAGGGGGATGGTAGGGGTTGGGGGTTGGTAGGGGGTAGGGTTAGGGGGACGATGGCGGGGAGAGGGGGTCCaggatagagaaaaaataaatatttgaagttgaaaatatttttttaaaacaaacttaatttttttttgagtggGGGTTGGTAGAGGAGGTGGGGGGTtgatttgggggggggggggggactttagaagttgaaaacattttttaaaaacaaacttaaattattatttttttggggggtgggggtggggtgggggtttGGGGGGtcgagggtaggggtgaaaaaatatttttttaaatgaattttaaattttttagggCGGGGTGAGGGTAGGGGTCGAGAGTTGAAATATTAATAGGGACCCATATATGAAAGTTTTGAAAATCGCTTCTAAAACTTGTTAACAGAAGGTTcattgaaaatttgaagaaaacttGCAATACCATATATGACCCGTAGTTTACCCATAATATACACATATTTTAACTAATGGGTAAAATATGCCCAAACATTAGGTTTAAGTTATCTGTGGCCCCTTAAAATTGTCCGCATAATttacttagacacctcaactaagacTATTACCTCTTCAACACTTTTTTATCTATTCATATTTGTTCCTATTAGACATTTTTCgataataagttaaaaaaataaagtgtgtGTAATGTgacaaaatgataaattaaaagataacATGTGGCGTAAGGTCCAACAActatagaaaaaaaagaatttatgttttaaaaaaatgaatattattttaaataaattttccatctatttttaaaaaataaataaatgagaagTCCAACCCTACCGAATCCCTAttcattttcatattctttccaacaagattttctttctcaaatgataaaattcaatatatttgttaattgcttctatagttattttttattcctaatacgtgagtgaaaaaaatattcaacgATTGATACAAGAGTGATAAAGAAAGAGAGTCTttcaattttcttgaaatcGATAGAAAAGATTAATTGAGAGGgcctaaattatttttattgaaacaatttgatattatttttgataattttaatgggttcacattttaatttaaatgataatatttGTTCAAAGGTGACTCAGATAGACGTCGATTGGCTAATTTTTTCGATTTTatgttctctcttctttttccctTCAAATTCACTTAgtcaattcaatttttattgtttttaataaatattaaaaagagatagaattggggggggggggggggggacaatGTGCAGGTCTTCTTCTCTTTGGTGAAAAAGCCAATTTGAAAGGGGTGGGgtgggtgcttttttttttttttttaacaattgatattaagtttaaattatattttaaaataaataaactatttaaatGCCAAGCGGCAAAaagtatcaattttttttttgaaaaaattaaaataaaataatatttaaaaaaatttcacgcGCTTAGTTGAAgtgaaaaacatattttttgcCACATCAACATTTGTGTTTAATAGGAATACTTTTTGAACTGcttaggtgttcaataggttATAGGCATAATTGAGGTGTCTATATGAAATATACAGACAACTTTAAGGGTCTGCACATGACTTCGGCCCCAAATATTAaccatatttaaaattaatcttTCAACTCATATGTGATGGACTATTTGGGCGGGTAAGTGAAAAGTGggttatgaattttatattaagaaaaaatgacGGTAAATGTAATGTTACTCTAGCagtaatatgaatttttatatgaaaataaaagtaaaagttaTATTACACATTATCCTGTCAATAAAAACTAATTATACTTGTtgctcaaatatatatataaaaaaaattatgtataaatatgtatactattataaattaatatgcaaaaatatatatttgtaggCTATTATTTTGATGTAAAAATGTTGTAATACATCTCGTTGTTCCGGCCAAACTAATTACAGCGGCTTGAGgacatacaaaaaataaatattccttACTATGATTATGATGAACGGCTGTATAAGTAAAAATCTCTAAGAATATTATTGGATGAATCATAACTTTGGAGAGCATATTAGAATTATAACAAAACATTTTTATTGAGATTGACTATTGAATGAGTGTAGTTCCGATCTTTTTGTTACGTTAACAAACATAATATGAATGGAAGTGAGACTGCTATATATGCTCTATTCATTAGAGGTCCATAGCTTTTTCCTTCatcaatctctctctctctcttggcCTGTCGATTCAAGCTTTCTTTGTTAATACTATTCTTTTTCAAGGCTTGCACATTGCATTGATGAACATGGTGTAATAAAATGGACCGGAGGGCACTAACAGATTTCATAAAAATGTGGGATTATATAAGTTTTTGGTAGTTATTTTAGGGACGAATTGATTTTTTGGTGAAATGCTTCGCATTTCTAATATTAAAACTGAGAAATTTCTTCttgttaaaaatatatcaagatTGAACAACTATATGTATGTACTTGTTTGGActttattgtataatttttgtGTTTGGTGTATACGAGTTAGCTAGCTAGGGAGATAGAGCTTCCTTGCCAAGAACAGAAAATGGAGGCATTTCAAGTGACTCGGAAATTCTTTTAGGTCACaagattcaaatctttttgtaaaaattttgAGTCCTCCCCTGCATGGAGCTTACTCACGAAGAACTAATCGTAGAGGGAGAGGAAAGAGATAGAGAATTCACCTCACAAACACATAATCCGGACAACTCATACAATTATTCTGGTGGTGTAAGGCGAAAGGCGTATATGTTTGACGGAGAAGGGAATTATTTCGACAAGGAATGGGATTTATCAGAGGGAAGAGATAAAGAATTTTGTTGGTATCATGTTGAACTTCCAAAGTGGAACCAGAAACTCTCACAATCTGCACGGTATCTTATCGATGTACTCTGTCCACCTCTGAATCTCCAAGACATTCTATCACTAGTTAGCAATGGACCCTTTTGCGCGCATGTTAATGGTGCTCTAGTTTTTCGAGTTAATTCACCTGGCCCTGCATCCAGCAACTTTACATTTAGAATTGCTGCAAGAGTTACCGAGAATTTGGTGATCACTGTGTCATTAGGTCGCGTTCCAAGATTGGGGTTTTCCCCAGTAAAGGAGTCTCTTTTGTCAGAGATTCCTATTGTGGATAGTCCAAGTAATGGTGAACAAAGGGGAAGGGGTAGAACTGTGATCAGGGAACATGTTCTCGATTTTCTGCTGACCAAGAATCATTTTGAAGAGGCTGACAATCCTGTGCCTAAATCTGTGTCGAATCTTGTTATTCACGTTTTAGATAGGCATGTGGATCATGTTCAAGATATTGTGACAAAGCTAGAGATTGAGTTGGATTCTGTAGAATTGGAATTAGACAAAGGTACATTCTGTTatacatgttttattttcaaaagttagtTGGAGTTTGTTATAGATGATTCAAACGAATGATTTCTCTGTATTCATTGCAGGTTGTTTTGCCTTAAAGCAACAAATGTTGGAGGATAGAAGATTTCCAAAGGTGCATCTTGACTCACAGCGCCTCCTCCAGGTACGTAATTCCTTATTCCTATCAATACCATATCAAGTGATGAAGAGACGTGAGGGAGTTGCTCGGATGAAGAGACATGTGATTTCTGTTGAAACAGATACTCGATATGCTCAAGACTCTAGGCATATGTTTCATTTGTTATTAGTTACTTTTAATGCAGGTGATTGCGTATGGGGAGCAAGTAATTCCAAGAGTAAAGGAGAAGTGTTGTTCAAAAGATTGGTTTGCCAGTGATGACATCAACACCCTTGAAGAGCTAATTGGTCAACTCAAGAGTCTAAAGGAAAGTGTTGGGTTTATAGCGAATCGTGTCACAGGAATTCAGGCTGGTCTTGAAAGCTGGCAGGCTGACCAAATTACTGGAAAACTATACAATCTTTCTTTCCTCTCCATCATGTTTCTCCCCTT
The sequence above is a segment of the Solanum lycopersicum chromosome 10, SLM_r2.1 genome. Coding sequences within it:
- the LOC101264769 gene encoding uncharacterized protein; translation: MELTHEELIVEGEERDREFTSQTHNPDNSYNYSGGVRRKAYMFDGEGNYFDKEWDLSEGRDKEFCWYHVELPKWNQKLSQSARYLIDVLCPPLNLQDILSLVSNGPFCAHVNGALVFRVNSPGPASSNFTFRIAARVTENLVITVSLGRVPRLGFSPVKESLLSEIPIVDSPSNGEQRGRGRTVIREHVLDFLLTKNHFEEADNPVPKSVSNLVIHVLDRHVDHVQDIVTKLEIELDSVELELDKGCFALKQQMLEDRRFPKVHLDSQRLLQVIAYGEQVIPRVKEKCCSKDWFASDDINTLEELIGQLKSLKESVGFIANRVTGIQAGLESWQADQITGKLYNLSFLSIMFLPLSVVTGVFGMNVGGVPWTNQNEPELKDGFHNVMFLCVALILLVLFCFLFPEFYTSVSTWKRRRDMKRSCSLNHKSSFRSSSRERNDKEGYQRLY